ATCGATGTCGGACGTCAGGATATCGCCGGAAGGTTTGTGGATGTGGGAGCGGACCGCCTGCTCGAGCGCGCCATCGGCGAAGGCCGCCGGGCGGACAGCGGCGCAGTGCACCCACGGGCAGTTGGACACGGCGCTCCAGTTGCCGCGGCGGTCGCGCGACTTCAGGGCGAAATAATGGCCGCTGTCGGGGGTCAGGCCGAAGACAGTCCACTGCTGAACGTGTCCGGCCGGGAGCGGCGCCGGCACCGGCTCGACCGGAACCGCGGCCGCGAAGTTCTCGTCGGTGATGCTGTCGAAAGAGAAGCGGAGATCGTACGCGGCGATAGCGCCGGGCGACTGATCGTCGCGGCGGTCCGCCGGCGTCGTCCAGCGGAGCACGGCGCTCTGGGAGGTCGACGCCATCACGGCCAAATTGGCCACGGCGAGCGGCGGCGTGCCGTCTGTTTCCTCGTCTTCAACGTCGACAGATTTGCTGCAGCCGGCGACGATCACGGCGAGCGCCGGCAACGCCCAGCGGGCGGTTAAGCGAAGGGTGTCCATCAGCATGGTTCCGGTGTCCGAACAAAGAGTGATTTGTCTCCGTCCAGAGTAGGGCCGGGCGGACGCGGTGTCAAGGGCGATTCGCAGGCCGCCGGCGGCCGCGCACGGCAGCCTTGGTCAGTTCGCGCAGCCACAGCACGGAACTGGCGACCGCGGCGCAGAAGAGCCAGTCGCCCAGCGACAACGGCACGGTCGAGAAGGTCTGCTGCAGAAAAGGCAGGTAGATAACGGCTGCCTGCAGGGCGAGCGACAGCAGGACCGACCCCCAGAGCCAGCGGTTGGCAAACAGCCCGCGGAAGGCGCTGCGCTCGTCCGACCGGGCGTTGAAGACGTTGAACAGCGAGAAGAGGACGAGGGTGGTGAAGGCCATGGTCTGAGCGTAGCGGAGACTGCCGGCGCCTTCGACCAGCCCGCCGGGGAGGCAGGCGTCGACGGCGAAGAGCGTGCCGACGGCGATGACGGCGCCAACGAAGAGGATCCCTGACCACATGCGGCGGGTGATGACCCGCTCGCGGCGGGGGCGGGGCGGACGGTTCATGAGGCCGCGGCTCGCCGGATCGACGCCGAGGGCGAGAGCGGGCGCGCCGTCGGTAACCAGGTTGACCCACAGGATCTGCGTGGCCAGCAGGGGCAGCACGATCGCGCCGCCGCCGTCCGACCTGAGGCCGAGGAGGTCGGCGCCCACCACGCCGAGGAACATGGTCATGACTTCGCCGATATTCGACGACAGGAGGTAGCGGAGGAATTTGCGGATGTTGGAGAAGATGGCGCGGCCCTCCTCGACCGCGGCGACGATGGTGGCGAAGTTGTCGTCGGCCAGCACCATGTCGGCGGCTTCTTTCGAGACGTCGGTGCCGGTAATGCCCATGGCGACGCCGATGTCGGCGGTTTTGAGAGCGGGGGCATCGTTGACGCCGTCGCCGGTCATGGCCACGGTGGCGCCGCCGCGCTGGAGGGCCCGGACAATGCGCAGCTTGTGTTCGGGGTTGACGCGGGCATAGACGGAGACTTCCTGAACGAGGCGGTCGAAAGCCGCGTCCTCGGTGCTCTCGATTTCGGCGCCCGTGACGGCGCGGCCGTCGCACGCGATGCCGAGCTCGCGGGCGATCACGGCGGCGGTTCTGGGGTGGTCGCCGGTGATCATGATGGGGCGGATGCCGGCGCCCACGGCCCGCGCGACCGCCTCCTGCGCCTCCGCGCGCGGCGGGTCGATCATCCCGATGAGGCCGAGGAAAATGAGTTCCCGCTCCAGGCGCTCATCGGGCTCGTCCTGCAGGAGGGCGTCCTTGGGCAGCGTCCGCACGGCCACCCCGAGAGTGCGGAGCGCGCCGCCCGCGAGTTCCTCGTTGGCGGCGGTGATTCCGGCGCGCCGCTCGGGGGTGAGGGGCCGGGGCATGTCGCCGGCCAGTTCGCTCAGACAGCGGGCGAGGAGCACATCCGGCGCACCCTTGGTGAAGACGAGCAGGAAGTCCCGCTGTTCAGCGTCGGTGTGGATGGTGGACATCAGTTTGCGTTCGGAGGAGAACGGGACTTCGCCGATGCGCTCCAGCCGGGCATCGAGAACCTCGTCTTCGAGGCCGGCCTTGCGGGCGGCGACGATGAGGGCGCCCTCGGTTGGGTCGCCCTGCACAGTCCAGCGCCCCGCGCGCTCGAGCAGCACGGCGTTGTTGGCGCGGTCGGCGGCAGCGAGTGCGCGCACCAGTTCGGAGCGCAAAGCGGCCGCGGGCGCCCCGGAGTCGGACGGCGCGGTTGGTTCCAGCCGCAGTTCGCCCTCGGGCGCGTACCCGGTGCCGTCGAAGTGCGCCCGGCCGCTGGCGGTCACCACGACCCGCACGGTCATTTCGTTCCGGGTGAGCGTGCCGGTCTTGTCGGACGCGATGACATCGGCCGAGCCGAGTGTTTCGACGGCGGCGAGACGGCGGACGACGGCATTGCGCGCCGCCATGCGCTGGACGCCGAGCGAAAGAACGGCGGTCATGACGGCGGGCAGGCCTTCCGGCACCGCGGCCACGGCGAGCGCGACGCCCAGGATGAGGACGTCAAACAGGGCGGAGAGTCTGCGCACGTCCTCGACGATGACAATGGTGGCGACCATGATGACGGCAATGGCGAGGACGATCAGACCGAGCAGCCGCCCGATGCGGTCGAGCTCGCGCTGGAAGGGGGTGGTCTCGGCGGGAGCGGCTCGGAGGAGGCCGGCGATACGGCCCATCTGCGTCTGCATGCCGGTGGCGACGACGACCGCCCGACCGTGCCCGGAGGC
This genomic stretch from Candidatus Zixiibacteriota bacterium harbors:
- a CDS encoding cation-translocating P-type ATPase encodes the protein MSAAPAGPPESAAPYRRTAEEVLAELGVDARSGLAESEAGARLARWGRNELAAEGPVPGWRKFFAQFQDPLVILLLIATAVSAALWLSEGDTALPYEAIAIFAVVLLNAVMGYVQQARAENAVAALRRMAAARATVVRGGERRIIPVEELVPGDIIILEEGDTVPADARLIQEAALQTAEAALTGESLPVAKDVLPLAQDVGLGDRTNMVFSGTAVASGHGRAVVVATGMQTQMGRIAGLLRAAPAETTPFQRELDRIGRLLGLIVLAIAVIMVATIVIVEDVRRLSALFDVLILGVALAVAAVPEGLPAVMTAVLSLGVQRMAARNAVVRRLAAVETLGSADVIASDKTGTLTRNEMTVRVVVTASGRAHFDGTGYAPEGELRLEPTAPSDSGAPAAALRSELVRALAAADRANNAVLLERAGRWTVQGDPTEGALIVAARKAGLEDEVLDARLERIGEVPFSSERKLMSTIHTDAEQRDFLLVFTKGAPDVLLARCLSELAGDMPRPLTPERRAGITAANEELAGGALRTLGVAVRTLPKDALLQDEPDERLERELIFLGLIGMIDPPRAEAQEAVARAVGAGIRPIMITGDHPRTAAVIARELGIACDGRAVTGAEIESTEDAAFDRLVQEVSVYARVNPEHKLRIVRALQRGGATVAMTGDGVNDAPALKTADIGVAMGITGTDVSKEAADMVLADDNFATIVAAVEEGRAIFSNIRKFLRYLLSSNIGEVMTMFLGVVGADLLGLRSDGGGAIVLPLLATQILWVNLVTDGAPALALGVDPASRGLMNRPPRPRRERVITRRMWSGILFVGAVIAVGTLFAVDACLPGGLVEGAGSLRYAQTMAFTTLVLFSLFNVFNARSDERSAFRGLFANRWLWGSVLLSLALQAAVIYLPFLQQTFSTVPLSLGDWLFCAAVASSVLWLRELTKAAVRGRRRPANRP